From a region of the Solirubrobacterales bacterium genome:
- a CDS encoding helix-turn-helix transcriptional regulator, which translates to MDKPQKDPDLVALGERVRALRLKAELTQEALADSADLHWTFVGQVERGERNISYKNILKLAAGLSAPARELLP; encoded by the coding sequence ATCGACAAGCCCCAGAAGGACCCCGATCTCGTCGCGCTGGGCGAACGTGTTCGAGCGCTCCGCTTGAAGGCGGAATTGACCCAAGAGGCCCTGGCCGATTCCGCCGATCTTCATTGGACATTCGTAGGTCAGGTTGAGCGCGGCGAACGAAACATCTCGTACAAGAACATCTTGAAGCTCGCCGCAGGGCTCTCGGCTCCTGCGCGGGAACTACTGCCCTGA